A section of the Pseudovibrio sp. M1P-2-3 genome encodes:
- a CDS encoding MarR family winged helix-turn-helix transcriptional regulator — translation MSFNFQKSLTLRLAQAAKAHRTRSGALLAKVGLHAGQETLLKLLSENDGYTMSRLAEDLGVQPPTVTKMISRLSVQGFVERRYCTTDGRLTKVYLTAQGVQCIETIDKIWMRLEEEAFAGLEAKDKRDLERILNRLEQNLLSGGAVPTPPESYSATKPLDSLEHELAG, via the coding sequence ATGTCTTTCAATTTTCAAAAGTCGTTGACCCTGCGCTTGGCTCAGGCCGCCAAAGCACACCGCACCCGCTCAGGGGCGCTTCTTGCAAAGGTCGGTCTACACGCGGGGCAGGAAACACTTTTAAAGCTCTTGAGCGAAAATGACGGTTATACCATGAGCAGGCTTGCCGAGGATTTGGGGGTTCAGCCGCCAACGGTCACCAAAATGATCAGCCGGTTGTCTGTTCAAGGGTTTGTGGAGCGTCGTTACTGTACGACGGATGGGCGTTTGACCAAAGTCTACCTCACGGCGCAAGGTGTTCAGTGTATCGAGACCATCGACAAAATCTGGATGCGCCTTGAAGAGGAGGCGTTTGCCGGTCTGGAAGCAAAAGACAAGCGAGATTTGGAACGCATACTCAATAGGCTGGAACAGAACCTGTTGTCTGGCGGAGCGGTGCCCACACCGCCAGAGAGTTATTCTGCAACCAAACCTTTAGACTCACTAGAGCATGAACTGGCAGGTTGA
- a CDS encoding DinB family protein, protein MISTAYARKMAEYNIWMNQKIHASAHELTHAQLVEDRGAFFKSILGTLNHLIVGDIFWLKRFANHPANFDSLSSMHSVPFPEGLDAQLYSDLAGLEKRREELDQIILDFSMELREDHLTTVLPIVNSKGIPFAMRLGDFLAHFFNHQTHHRGQVTTLFSQFGKDVGTTDLLYLLDNIETDAKA, encoded by the coding sequence ATGATATCAACCGCATATGCTCGAAAAATGGCCGAGTATAACATTTGGATGAATCAAAAAATCCACGCAAGCGCCCATGAGCTGACGCACGCGCAACTGGTTGAGGATCGCGGTGCGTTCTTCAAGTCCATTCTGGGCACTTTAAACCATCTCATTGTAGGGGATATTTTTTGGCTGAAACGCTTTGCAAATCACCCGGCAAACTTTGACAGTCTCTCTTCTATGCACTCCGTCCCTTTCCCCGAGGGGTTGGACGCACAGCTCTATTCCGATTTGGCGGGTCTGGAAAAACGCAGGGAGGAGCTGGACCAAATCATTCTAGATTTTTCCATGGAGCTTAGGGAGGACCATTTGACCACGGTTCTTCCGATCGTGAACTCCAAAGGCATCCCTTTTGCCATGCGGCTTGGAGATTTTCTGGCGCACTTTTTCAACCACCAAACCCATCACCGCGGGCAGGTAACCACCCTTTTCTCCCAGTTTGGCAAAGATGTGGGGACGACAGACCTGTTATATTTGCTCGATAATATTGAAACCGACGCGAAAGCCTAG
- a CDS encoding creatininase family protein, with translation MGSLPRRHWHEMTTEDFGGGNTGDWIAVLPIAAIEQHGPHLPVFTDTCIAEGQLAETIKHMPEDLPVTFLPVQAIGASDEHISYAGTLTYSCETAMDTWRQIGDAVHRAGIRKFVLVSSHGGNNPLMEVVTRDLRVRHNMLAVGSSWLRYGQPEGVYPKEESLYGIHGGDVETSIMQALRPDLVRMDLAEDFKSTQLQAIEQYSYLRAHGRHQYGWMSEDLNPKGAMGNAKAATPEKGRASLEFAAKEFIKLLTDVHAFDVNRLGKL, from the coding sequence ATGGGCAGTTTGCCGCGTCGCCACTGGCACGAAATGACAACAGAAGATTTTGGAGGCGGAAACACCGGAGACTGGATTGCCGTTCTCCCCATTGCGGCCATTGAGCAGCATGGGCCGCACCTGCCCGTATTTACGGACACCTGCATTGCGGAAGGGCAGCTGGCTGAAACTATCAAGCATATGCCAGAGGATCTTCCTGTCACGTTTTTGCCCGTTCAGGCCATTGGCGCATCTGATGAGCACATTTCCTATGCTGGCACGCTGACCTATTCATGCGAAACGGCCATGGACACATGGCGGCAGATTGGGGATGCTGTACACAGGGCGGGCATTCGCAAGTTTGTGCTGGTAAGCTCGCACGGGGGCAACAATCCGCTTATGGAGGTGGTGACGAGAGACTTGCGTGTGCGCCACAACATGTTGGCCGTTGGCAGCAGCTGGCTGCGCTATGGGCAGCCGGAGGGCGTTTACCCGAAAGAGGAATCCCTTTACGGCATCCACGGCGGCGATGTGGAAACCTCCATCATGCAGGCCCTTCGGCCAGACCTTGTGAGAATGGATCTGGCCGAGGATTTCAAATCAACACAGCTTCAGGCGATCGAGCAATACAGCTACCTTCGCGCCCATGGACGCCACCAGTACGGCTGGATGTCCGAGGACCTGAACCCGAAAGGGGCCATGGGCAATGCAAAGGCAGCTACACCCGAAAAAGGTCGGGCTTCGCTGGAATTTGCCGCCAAGGAGTTCATCAAGTTACTGACCGATGTGCACGCTTTTGACGTGAACCGGCTCGGGAAACTTTGA
- a CDS encoding DUF2937 family protein, whose product MIRILALLCGIGLAVLASQLPEFSQQYRQRLGGAIDALEEVKRAFMQDAQFLNLSVNEAFVYMSRSPDGFIRKRGESVASALERLEALKKQRADMNGAKPFERIWLFLRAPDIALSKATLHNFEPALPITIEGIISAGLGFILGFFTIRFLGLISRRTKTSR is encoded by the coding sequence ATGATCCGAATTCTAGCGCTTTTATGCGGCATAGGGCTCGCAGTTCTTGCTTCCCAGCTTCCCGAGTTTTCCCAGCAATACCGCCAGCGGCTTGGCGGGGCCATTGATGCGCTGGAGGAAGTGAAACGCGCGTTTATGCAAGATGCCCAGTTCCTGAATTTGAGTGTGAACGAGGCTTTCGTCTATATGTCACGCAGTCCAGATGGCTTCATTCGCAAACGTGGTGAAAGCGTTGCCAGTGCGCTTGAGCGTCTGGAGGCCTTGAAAAAACAACGCGCTGACATGAATGGAGCAAAGCCGTTTGAACGGATCTGGCTGTTTTTACGTGCTCCGGATATTGCACTGAGCAAAGCCACATTGCACAACTTCGAGCCAGCTCTCCCGATTACAATTGAAGGAATTATAAGTGCGGGACTGGGCTTCATTCTCGGATTTTTTACTATTCGTTTTTTGGGGCTTATATCTAGAAGAACGAAAACTTCCAGATAG
- a CDS encoding glycosyltransferase yields MKISKRKITGLKGRETYISLVTSSAYPWRTGTSINTLWRAKSLSDHGYTVTLYLPWLEETDQKHAFQNGEIFKTQEEQTDLIRKFMEIEELNFELKYYPAYFHRTYKSIFTNAPFRRVIEKCDYLLVEDVDHLQAFNPLDNYRKLAGVAVGILHTNYSQYIASNRKQKGIVPLWFIQTYLRISLLRHCDAVVALSSALYKVFREAAVVPINGIPQRFFLENTPTKKSAYFCGKLIKEKGLFDLLDLVSHLPFKLDLDLYGIEGNLAALTDYAAHKNLEFSYKGITAQPHVDLAAYKIFINPSKSEVFCTTTAEALAMGKFVIIPRHKSNLYFCKFKNCLTYVSTREFVEVVTYALNHEPEQDAHLVDLSWEKATGRLLDFLRTVKRR; encoded by the coding sequence ATGAAAATCTCCAAGCGAAAGATAACGGGCTTAAAGGGCAGGGAAACCTATATATCTCTTGTTACTTCCAGCGCGTATCCTTGGAGAACGGGAACCTCTATTAACACCTTGTGGCGGGCGAAGTCTCTCTCTGACCACGGGTATACTGTTACTTTGTATCTTCCCTGGCTGGAAGAAACTGATCAAAAGCATGCTTTCCAAAATGGAGAGATATTCAAAACGCAGGAAGAGCAAACTGATCTCATACGAAAATTTATGGAAATCGAGGAATTGAATTTTGAGCTGAAGTACTATCCAGCCTATTTCCACCGGACATACAAATCAATTTTTACCAATGCGCCCTTCAGAAGGGTTATTGAAAAATGTGATTATCTTCTCGTTGAAGATGTGGACCATCTGCAAGCCTTCAACCCACTGGATAATTATAGGAAACTGGCTGGAGTTGCAGTAGGAATACTGCATACGAACTATTCGCAGTACATCGCTTCGAACCGGAAACAAAAAGGCATTGTTCCTCTTTGGTTTATTCAAACCTACCTAAGAATTTCACTGTTGCGCCATTGTGATGCAGTGGTGGCTCTTAGCTCTGCGTTGTACAAGGTTTTCCGAGAGGCGGCTGTAGTCCCTATTAACGGTATTCCTCAGCGCTTTTTTCTGGAAAACACCCCCACTAAAAAGTCCGCTTATTTTTGCGGTAAGCTCATAAAAGAAAAGGGCTTGTTTGATCTCCTTGATCTCGTATCTCACCTTCCTTTCAAGCTGGATCTGGACCTTTATGGTATAGAAGGGAACCTTGCTGCGCTCACTGACTATGCGGCGCACAAGAACCTGGAATTTTCTTATAAGGGTATAACAGCTCAGCCCCACGTTGACCTCGCAGCCTATAAAATCTTCATAAACCCTTCAAAAAGTGAGGTTTTTTGTACCACAACTGCGGAAGCGCTGGCCATGGGCAAGTTTGTGATTATTCCTCGGCATAAGAGCAACCTTTATTTTTGTAAGTTCAAGAACTGCCTTACATATGTGAGTACCCGTGAATTTGTGGAGGTGGTCACCTATGCGCTCAATCACGAGCCAGAGCAGGATGCCCATCTGGTGGATCTGTCTTGGGAGAAAGCAACGGGCCGTCTTTTGGATTTTTTGCGGACCGTAAAGAGAAGGTGA
- a CDS encoding adenylate/guanylate cyclase domain-containing protein — protein sequence MSKKRHTTSGHTNLLQKLRLYSGLVLFVFATMHFINHAFGNFSIDLMQQGQAVRAFIWQSYLGFMVLYASLIIHVVFSLWKVLQRRSFRLPLWEATQLVLGLIIPYFLFAHILMTRGASMSFGTEVDYPHVLSALWPASFWQQSALMLVVWVHGCLGIHLWLRHHSWYGKISPYLFLVAIAIPILATTGWTQAARTLVLTGAQATNFKPGEVDVLKTYIFWSRQALFLVLAIIALIVVSRNIISRLQKRIVVTYPGGAKVRVAPGPTLLEISREGHIPMMSVCGGKARCSTCRTLVLKSDEPLHSPNDAEELVLQRIRATEGVRLACQLRPSANISVYPLLRSKDMPTPSKVGMDAYEWGVEKRAAIMFIDLRDFTKISENRFPYDVVFLLNRYVKGMSRVIIENGGLIDKIMGDGIMAIFGIEEKGQNGFQGAIKTISSAASELERINADLEKQLDTPLRIGIGLHAGQVILGRIGLSTGNDLESGLTALGDTVNVASRLETLTKQYGVLAMVSNKTFAVAGMDAKDFGEQVEVDIRGRAKPLKATLINNVSQLVQVVTTKLPNTKAAG from the coding sequence ATGAGCAAGAAACGCCACACTACATCTGGTCACACCAATTTACTGCAAAAATTGAGGCTTTATTCCGGCCTTGTCCTTTTCGTGTTTGCGACCATGCACTTTATCAACCATGCGTTTGGGAACTTCTCCATTGACCTGATGCAGCAAGGGCAGGCGGTTCGTGCATTTATCTGGCAGTCCTATCTAGGCTTTATGGTGCTTTATGCCTCCTTGATCATCCACGTTGTATTTTCTCTTTGGAAGGTGCTGCAAAGGCGTAGTTTCCGTTTGCCATTATGGGAGGCGACCCAGCTGGTACTCGGGCTGATTATTCCTTATTTCCTGTTTGCCCATATCCTGATGACCCGCGGCGCCAGCATGAGTTTTGGCACTGAGGTCGATTACCCCCATGTGCTTTCCGCCCTCTGGCCCGCCTCCTTCTGGCAGCAAAGCGCCCTCATGCTAGTGGTATGGGTGCATGGTTGCCTTGGCATTCATCTGTGGCTGCGCCACCACAGCTGGTATGGCAAAATCAGCCCCTACCTTTTTCTAGTGGCCATTGCCATTCCCATCTTGGCGACAACTGGCTGGACACAGGCTGCCCGCACACTTGTTCTTACAGGTGCACAAGCTACCAACTTCAAACCCGGAGAAGTGGATGTTCTGAAGACCTACATTTTCTGGTCCCGGCAGGCGCTTTTCCTTGTGCTGGCTATCATTGCCCTGATTGTTGTGTCACGAAACATTATCTCCCGTCTGCAAAAGCGTATTGTTGTCACCTACCCCGGCGGGGCCAAGGTTCGGGTTGCCCCTGGCCCGACCCTGCTTGAAATCAGCCGGGAGGGTCATATTCCCATGATGTCCGTTTGCGGCGGCAAGGCGCGCTGCTCAACTTGCCGGACACTGGTTTTGAAATCGGATGAGCCTCTACACAGCCCCAATGATGCGGAAGAGCTGGTTCTCCAACGTATTCGTGCAACAGAGGGCGTGCGCCTTGCTTGCCAGCTCAGGCCCAGTGCCAATATCTCCGTTTACCCCCTGCTTCGAAGCAAGGACATGCCCACCCCCTCCAAAGTGGGCATGGATGCCTATGAATGGGGCGTGGAAAAGCGTGCGGCGATCATGTTTATAGATCTTCGAGATTTCACCAAGATTTCCGAAAACCGGTTCCCCTACGACGTGGTTTTTCTGCTGAACCGCTATGTAAAAGGCATGAGCCGCGTCATTATCGAAAACGGTGGCTTGATCGACAAAATCATGGGCGACGGCATTATGGCGATCTTCGGGATTGAGGAAAAAGGACAAAACGGCTTCCAAGGTGCTATCAAGACCATTTCAAGCGCGGCGAGCGAGCTGGAGCGCATTAACGCCGATCTTGAAAAACAGCTGGATACCCCCTTGCGTATCGGCATTGGTCTACATGCCGGTCAGGTAATTCTGGGCCGCATTGGGCTTAGCACCGGAAATGATCTGGAATCCGGCCTCACTGCGCTGGGAGACACTGTAAATGTGGCCAGCAGGCTGGAAACCCTAACAAAGCAATATGGTGTTCTTGCCATGGTGTCCAACAAGACATTTGCAGTCGCTGGAATGGATGCAAAAGACTTCGGTGAACAAGTGGAAGTGGATATCCGTGGACGGGCGAAACCTCTTAAAGCCACACTCATCAATAATGTTAGTCAATTAGTTCAAGTGGTTACCACCAAGCTTCCCAATACGAAAGCTGCAGGTTGA
- a CDS encoding WD40 repeat domain-containing protein, which produces MTVIAPLEAEGYVVSAHFLGDTAAFAVGDGTVRFLGGPEALTPVYKDGLLSAARTQDGKALVTGGGDGKIFRVEADGSATFITERPRKWIDLLACGPQDAIAFASGRTAWVRLKNGEEKEFVHQRAVGGLAFAPKGMRLATARYNGVTLWWVNAAGDPQELHWDGAHSGVIYSPDGKYVVSTMQENALHGWRLTDSQDMRMTGYPNKVKSISWSAKGKYLATSGAEAAILWPFTGKNGPMGQQPLQLGVRGDSSVTQVCCHPKEDMLAIGYQDGMIMAVRFGDNAEVLLRRPGNGQVTAMDWDKSGTRLAFGTEEGAAGIISLT; this is translated from the coding sequence GTGACTGTAATTGCTCCTTTGGAAGCGGAAGGCTATGTAGTCTCCGCACACTTTCTTGGCGATACTGCCGCATTTGCGGTGGGGGATGGAACGGTTCGCTTTCTCGGTGGTCCAGAAGCGCTCACGCCCGTTTATAAAGACGGGCTGCTCAGTGCTGCCCGCACACAAGATGGAAAAGCGCTTGTAACCGGTGGCGGGGATGGCAAAATCTTTCGTGTGGAAGCGGATGGGTCCGCAACCTTCATAACCGAGCGCCCGCGCAAGTGGATCGACCTTTTAGCCTGTGGCCCGCAAGACGCCATCGCCTTTGCCTCTGGCCGCACCGCTTGGGTGCGCCTGAAAAACGGAGAGGAAAAGGAATTCGTGCACCAGCGTGCTGTTGGTGGCTTGGCCTTTGCTCCAAAGGGAATGCGCCTTGCAACTGCCCGCTATAACGGTGTTACTCTTTGGTGGGTGAATGCGGCGGGTGACCCGCAGGAACTGCATTGGGATGGTGCCCATAGCGGTGTGATCTATTCGCCCGATGGCAAGTATGTTGTCTCAACCATGCAGGAAAACGCCCTTCACGGCTGGCGCTTGACCGATAGTCAGGACATGCGCATGACAGGCTACCCTAACAAAGTGAAATCCATCAGCTGGTCCGCAAAAGGAAAGTACTTGGCAACATCTGGGGCGGAAGCTGCCATTTTGTGGCCATTTACCGGTAAAAACGGCCCTATGGGGCAGCAGCCCTTGCAGCTTGGTGTGCGCGGAGACAGCTCTGTTACGCAAGTTTGCTGCCACCCCAAAGAAGACATGCTTGCCATTGGCTATCAAGATGGCATGATCATGGCTGTTCGTTTTGGTGATAACGCCGAAGTTCTTCTGCGCCGCCCGGGTAATGGGCAGGTCACTGCAATGGATTGGGATAAAAGCGGAACGAGGCTGGCTTTTGGGACAGAAGAAGGAGCCGCGGGTATTATTTCGCTGACTTAA
- a CDS encoding CobW family GTP-binding protein yields the protein MSEATDTRVPVTVLTGYLGAGKTTLLNRILTENHGQKYAVIVNEFGEIGIDNDLLVESDEEVFEMNNGCICCTVRGDLIRTVENLMKRKGSFDAILVETTGVADPAPVAQTFFMDDDVRAAAKLDAVVAVVDARHVQQRLKDTQEAEDQIAFADVILLNKTDLVDAAQLAAVEATIRKINPYAELVHTERCNVDLRDVLDRGAFDLDRILNLDPKFLEKASHAHDHDHECGPDCDHDHDHDHDHHHHHDHDHECGPDCDHEHHHEDPHSVRSISLKGGDLNPQTFFRWINEVTQVEGPNILRLKGIIALKDDPQRYVIQGVHMIVEGDHQREWGADEKRESRLVFIGRNLKDDALKKAFEACAA from the coding sequence ATGTCAGAAGCCACTGACACCCGCGTTCCAGTTACCGTTTTGACCGGTTATCTGGGCGCAGGCAAAACCACATTGCTGAACCGCATCCTCACCGAAAACCACGGCCAGAAGTATGCTGTGATTGTGAACGAATTCGGCGAGATCGGCATTGATAATGACCTTCTGGTGGAATCCGACGAAGAAGTTTTCGAAATGAACAACGGCTGCATTTGCTGTACCGTTCGCGGAGATCTTATTCGTACCGTTGAAAATCTTATGAAGCGCAAGGGTTCATTTGATGCAATCCTCGTGGAGACTACCGGTGTTGCAGATCCGGCTCCCGTTGCGCAGACCTTCTTTATGGATGATGATGTGCGCGCGGCAGCCAAGCTGGATGCGGTGGTGGCAGTTGTGGATGCTCGTCACGTTCAGCAGCGTTTGAAGGATACGCAAGAGGCGGAAGACCAGATCGCCTTTGCCGATGTTATCTTGCTTAACAAGACCGATCTGGTGGATGCCGCACAGCTGGCAGCTGTGGAAGCAACCATTCGCAAGATCAACCCTTATGCGGAACTGGTACATACAGAGCGCTGTAATGTGGACCTTCGGGACGTTCTGGACCGGGGTGCTTTTGATCTGGACCGTATATTGAACCTTGATCCAAAGTTTCTCGAAAAAGCTTCTCACGCGCACGATCATGACCATGAATGCGGGCCTGATTGCGATCACGACCACGACCATGATCACGATCATCACCACCATCATGATCACGATCATGAATGCGGGCCTGATTGTGACCACGAGCACCATCATGAAGACCCTCATTCCGTGCGTTCCATCTCGCTCAAGGGCGGCGATTTGAATCCGCAGACTTTCTTCCGCTGGATTAATGAGGTGACGCAGGTTGAGGGGCCAAATATCTTGCGCCTTAAGGGTATTATTGCGCTTAAAGACGATCCGCAGCGCTACGTCATTCAAGGCGTGCATATGATTGTTGAAGGCGATCACCAGCGCGAATGGGGTGCGGATGAAAAGCGCGAGAGCCGTTTGGTCTTCATCGGTCGCAACTTGAAAGATGATGCACTCAAAAAAGCTTTTGAAGCCTGTGCGGCCTAA
- a CDS encoding LacI family DNA-binding transcriptional regulator, with amino-acid sequence MANDNKRLKLGDLALNLGVSTATISLALRDSPLVAEKTRKRVKDYAEEVGYIYDRSAASLRTSRSNMIGVAVHDIQNPYFAEVFYGLEEALSEDDKTILICNHRDLVDKQDKFVGTMLQHRVDGLILCPSIGTTAKSLNKVIANGVPMTLVCREVEGANAPCVRGDDYFGSYSITKHLIEQGHRRIAMLGGRRKSSPGRDRNRGWRDALIEAGINPADQIDVPELMTQTDGQNAVKDLLAAQNRPTAVMCFNDLVALGVMSASRRLGIEPGPDLAITGYDDTQGVENRTPALTTVDNGAFEIGQVAAQMMLRQLRGEASPSGETHMIQPSLQIRESAPAFGTRLAPLVNI; translated from the coding sequence GTGGCCAATGATAATAAGCGTTTAAAGCTTGGTGACCTTGCTTTAAACTTGGGAGTTTCAACCGCAACCATTTCTCTGGCCCTGCGGGATTCGCCCTTGGTGGCGGAAAAAACCCGAAAGCGCGTAAAGGACTACGCCGAGGAAGTCGGCTATATTTACGACCGTTCTGCGGCCTCATTGCGTACCTCCCGCTCCAATATGATTGGCGTTGCTGTTCACGATATTCAGAACCCTTATTTTGCAGAGGTCTTTTACGGGCTAGAAGAGGCCTTGTCAGAGGATGATAAAACCATCCTCATCTGTAACCACCGTGACTTGGTGGACAAGCAGGACAAGTTTGTTGGAACAATGCTCCAGCACCGGGTGGATGGGCTCATCCTGTGTCCTTCCATTGGCACAACGGCAAAGTCCCTTAACAAGGTCATTGCCAACGGCGTGCCTATGACGTTGGTTTGCCGCGAGGTTGAGGGTGCTAATGCCCCTTGCGTGCGCGGCGATGACTACTTTGGCAGCTACAGCATTACCAAGCATCTCATTGAGCAAGGTCATCGGCGTATCGCCATGCTCGGGGGCAGGCGCAAAAGCTCTCCGGGACGAGATAGAAACCGCGGCTGGCGCGATGCGTTGATTGAGGCTGGTATTAACCCCGCTGATCAGATCGATGTGCCGGAACTGATGACCCAGACCGATGGGCAAAATGCAGTAAAGGATCTGCTGGCTGCACAAAACCGCCCGACGGCCGTCATGTGCTTTAATGATCTGGTGGCGCTGGGCGTCATGTCTGCCTCCCGACGGCTGGGTATTGAACCGGGACCAGATCTTGCCATCACAGGTTATGATGACACGCAAGGGGTAGAGAACCGCACTCCGGCGCTGACCACCGTGGACAACGGGGCCTTTGAAATCGGGCAGGTTGCAGCTCAGATGATGCTCAGGCAACTGCGCGGGGAGGCGAGTCCCTCAGGGGAAACCCATATGATCCAGCCAAGCTTGCAAATTCGCGAAAGCGCTCCGGCTTTCGGAACCCGTCTGGCACCTTTAGTCAATATATAA
- a CDS encoding ArsC family reductase: MRAVLTLYGIKNCDTVKKARKFLEAAGIDYAFHDYKKDGVDTVVLKEFMDEFGSDVILNKRGTTWRKQLDEVKEAVVDKESAIALMVSEPSLIKRPLVQASAKRFVGFDAGGWEIALEMGELK; encoded by the coding sequence ATGAGAGCTGTGTTGACACTCTACGGCATTAAAAATTGTGACACTGTAAAAAAGGCACGTAAATTTTTAGAGGCCGCTGGCATTGACTATGCGTTTCACGATTACAAGAAAGATGGTGTGGATACGGTGGTTCTGAAAGAATTCATGGATGAGTTTGGCTCGGACGTGATCTTGAACAAACGTGGCACCACATGGCGCAAGCAGCTAGATGAAGTAAAAGAGGCTGTGGTGGACAAGGAAAGCGCGATTGCCCTTATGGTGAGCGAGCCTTCATTGATCAAGCGTCCACTGGTTCAGGCCAGCGCCAAGCGCTTTGTGGGCTTTGACGCTGGAGGCTGGGAAATTGCCTTGGAAATGGGCGAGCTTAAATAG
- a CDS encoding ABC transporter ATP-binding protein, translating to MNLHSVDLGQQTAFSMADISKRFDNDVVAVDGFSLHVKKGDFVSLLGPSGCGKSTVLRMLAGLSSPSSGQINWPASSCQTLGHAKAASEHALSFVFQSPTLMPWASVFDNVYFPLKISRVSKALAKDRVMDALELVGLEDVAKSLPSQLSGGMQMRVSIARALVTNPQVLLMDEPFAALDEITRNKLNDDLLGLWQKFGWTILFVTHSVYESVYLSNRLVVMGRKPGRIFEDFAVDVPYPRGKDFRTSADYGVYCKRALGAIEQALTN from the coding sequence TTGAACTTACATAGCGTGGATTTAGGGCAGCAGACCGCCTTTTCCATGGCAGATATTTCCAAGCGGTTCGACAATGATGTGGTGGCCGTGGACGGGTTTTCGCTGCATGTGAAAAAAGGTGATTTCGTTTCCCTTCTCGGGCCTTCCGGTTGCGGAAAGTCAACAGTTTTGCGCATGTTGGCCGGACTGTCTTCACCAAGCAGCGGGCAAATCAACTGGCCTGCATCGTCCTGTCAAACCTTGGGGCACGCAAAAGCTGCCAGCGAGCATGCATTGTCTTTTGTTTTTCAGTCTCCCACTTTGATGCCGTGGGCAAGTGTTTTCGACAATGTTTATTTCCCCCTCAAAATCTCTAGGGTATCTAAAGCCCTCGCGAAGGATAGGGTTATGGATGCCTTGGAACTGGTGGGGCTGGAGGATGTGGCCAAAAGCCTCCCCTCGCAGCTTTCCGGCGGCATGCAGATGCGCGTTTCCATTGCCCGCGCTCTTGTCACAAATCCTCAAGTCCTGCTTATGGATGAGCCGTTTGCGGCTCTGGACGAGATCACCCGCAACAAACTCAATGATGATCTGCTCGGCCTTTGGCAAAAGTTTGGCTGGACGATTTTGTTTGTCACCCACTCGGTTTATGAAAGTGTCTACCTTTCCAACCGCTTGGTGGTTATGGGACGAAAGCCGGGGCGTATTTTTGAAGATTTTGCCGTTGATGTCCCGTATCCTAGAGGCAAGGATTTCAGAACCAGCGCGGACTACGGCGTTTATTGCAAACGGGCGCTGGGCGCCATCGAGCAAGCCCTTACCAACTAA